Genomic segment of Prochlorococcus marinus CUG1417:
TTCCTTGTTCATCAGTCCCTCTGCTACTAGTTGAAGTACACTTTCTTCTCTTGGAGTAAAACTTGGGAGATTTATTTTATCTTCTGAATTAGTTGGATTTTGGTCTGTGAGCATAGATTTTATTTCAGTAATTTGCTTCGCCATTTTGCTTACATCAACATCTGCAAATCTTGCTGCTTCTTTTAGTAAACGTTCTTGTCTGTTGATTACATTTTTCACTCTCGCAGCTAATTCATCGGGATCGAAAGGTTTGGAAATATAATCATCAACTCCTGCAAGATAACCTTCTGTTCTGTCAAGGGTCATTCCTTTTGCAGTTAGAAAAATAACTGGAGTTCCTCCTAATTTTTCATCCTCTCTAATTTTTTCTAATAAAGCATAACCATTAGCTCGAGGCATCATAATATCGCTAATTATCAAATCGGGAAAAACTGTTTGAGCTTTTTCCCAACCATCCTCTCCATCAACTGCAATAAATATTTCAAAGCCTTCATCTTCTAGAAATGTTTTTACAGCTGTTCTTAAACCAGGCTCATCATCAACTAATAAAATTCTTGATTTTCTTACCGGTTCATTATTTATTTGATTAATTTCATTCATTTTTTTAAATTCTTTAATTTGATTTTCTAGTAATAAAGAGAATTTTATATACTAAACATAATGCTATCAACTCCTATACTACTAGACTATCAATCTTCGACTCCTTGCTCAAAAGATGTTGTTGATTCTATGAAACCTTTTTGGAGTGAGATATTTTCTAACCCTTCAAGCAAATCTAATTTGGCGGGCATCAACGCGAGCGCTATATTAGAGTCTTCAAGAGAAAAAATAGAACAAAATTTATTTCTTAAGAATAAAAAAGTTATTTTTACAAGTGGGGCAACAGAATCTAATAACTTAGCCTTATTAGGTTTTGCTAGAAATTATTATAGAAAGACAGGCAAATATGGACATATTATTACTTTAAAAACAGAGCATAAAGCTGTTTTAGAGCCATTAAATCAACTCAAAAAAGAGGGATTTATGGTTACAGAAATTCAACCTGAGAAAGATGGCTTAATTTCAGAAGAACAATTCAAAAAAAATATAAGAGAAGATACATTTTTGGTTAGTGTAATGTTGGCAAATAACGAAATAGGAGTAATTCAGCCCATAGGGAATATTTCAAAGATATGTAAATCGAGAGGGATAACCTTTCACTCTGATTTTGCCCAATGTTTAGGTTATATCGAGTTAGATGATCTTTTATCAGAAGTGAATATGATAACGATGAGTTCTCACAAAATATATGGTCCTAAAGGGATAGGACTTCTTTTAATTGATGAAGCAATTCATCTTGAGCCTTTAATTGTTGGAGGAGGTCAGGAATATGGTCTCAGGTCTGGTACATTGCCTCTTCCTTTAGTAGTTGGCTTTGTTAAAGCAATAGAGATAGCAGTTTGTAATCAAAAAAATAACGCTGAGAAATTACTTTTGTATAGAAATAACCTTTTGGAGGGTTTGTTGGAAAATAATTCTGGCTTATTAATTAATGGCTCCATCGAAAAAAGATTACCTCACAATTTAAATTTGACTATATTGAATTTAAACGGAGCAAAGTTTCATAAACTTTTAAAATCTAAAATAATTTGTTCTAGTGGATCTGCATGCAGTAATGGTGAACCATCTCATGTTTTACTAGCCTTAGGTAGATCTTTTAAAGAAGCAGAATCTTCTATAAGATTAAGTATTGGATTAAGCACTAATTCAAAAGATATACAACAAGCAATTCATATTCTTACAAATACGATCAAATCATTACGTTAATAATTATTAGCTCTTTAATTGAGCAATTCTTAATTTTCCACTTCTTGCTCTTTTATTAAGTTCGACTTCTTGTTCAGAGGGAGTTATTGGTTTTTTTGTCAGGTTTTTTAGTCTTTGATCATTCTTAAAAGAGCTTTTAACTAACCTATCTTCCAGGGAATGAAAACTAATA
This window contains:
- a CDS encoding response regulator transcription factor translates to MNEINQINNEPVRKSRILLVDDEPGLRTAVKTFLEDEGFEIFIAVDGEDGWEKAQTVFPDLIISDIMMPRANGYALLEKIREDEKLGGTPVIFLTAKGMTLDRTEGYLAGVDDYISKPFDPDELAARVKNVINRQERLLKEAARFADVDVSKMAKQITEIKSMLTDQNPTNSEDKINLPSFTPREESVLQLVAEGLMNKEIARQLETSIRNVEKYVSRLFIKTGTSSRTELVRYALENRLVK
- a CDS encoding cysteine desulfurase family protein; its protein translation is MLSTPILLDYQSSTPCSKDVVDSMKPFWSEIFSNPSSKSNLAGINASAILESSREKIEQNLFLKNKKVIFTSGATESNNLALLGFARNYYRKTGKYGHIITLKTEHKAVLEPLNQLKKEGFMVTEIQPEKDGLISEEQFKKNIREDTFLVSVMLANNEIGVIQPIGNISKICKSRGITFHSDFAQCLGYIELDDLLSEVNMITMSSHKIYGPKGIGLLLIDEAIHLEPLIVGGGQEYGLRSGTLPLPLVVGFVKAIEIAVCNQKNNAEKLLLYRNNLLEGLLENNSGLLINGSIEKRLPHNLNLTILNLNGAKFHKLLKSKIICSSGSACSNGEPSHVLLALGRSFKEAESSIRLSIGLSTNSKDIQQAIHILTNTIKSLR